A genomic stretch from Bordetella sp. N includes:
- a CDS encoding MBL fold metallo-hydrolase yields the protein MSTTCRLSACWKPRRPLLPAPVRRWLGLNAIARSRLVAGSDQHDGERFRNVAPMPAEGLGKMLRIMWNMLLHKPKDTVPTTPIPVDVLTRAQLLAAPDRSLYRLGHSTLLFKLRGQFWLTDPVFGERASPFSSMGPRRFHAPPIALEDMPPLQAVILSHDHYDHLDRDTVLALAAKTEVFLTTLGVGDRLIEWGIPAHKVRQFDWWGGTTLDGVKLTAAPAQHFSGRSLLDRDRTLWASWVIDDGEIRVFFSGDTGYFDGFRTIGTRLGPFDVTFIETGAYDAQWPYVHMQPEQTVQAHIDVRGRHLVPIHNGTFDLAMHRWQDPFERVTALAAERNVALATPRMGERLDLTAPARGEAWWLDPAAAESKGLAETAAAARS from the coding sequence ATGTCGACCACCTGCAGACTGAGCGCGTGCTGGAAGCCGCGCCGCCCCTTGCTGCCGGCTCCCGTGCGCCGCTGGCTGGGCCTGAATGCCATTGCCCGCTCGCGCCTTGTGGCGGGATCGGACCAGCATGACGGCGAACGCTTCCGTAACGTTGCCCCCATGCCTGCCGAGGGCTTGGGCAAGATGCTGCGCATCATGTGGAACATGCTGCTGCACAAGCCCAAGGACACGGTGCCTACGACGCCGATCCCGGTCGACGTGCTGACCCGCGCACAGCTGCTGGCCGCGCCGGACCGCAGTCTCTATCGTCTGGGTCATTCGACGCTGCTGTTCAAGCTGCGTGGACAGTTCTGGCTGACGGACCCGGTGTTCGGCGAGCGCGCGTCGCCGTTTTCGTCCATGGGGCCGCGGCGTTTCCATGCGCCGCCGATTGCCCTGGAAGATATGCCGCCGCTGCAAGCGGTGATTCTTTCCCATGATCATTACGATCATCTGGACCGGGATACCGTTCTGGCTTTGGCGGCCAAGACGGAAGTTTTTCTGACGACCCTGGGCGTGGGCGACCGGCTGATCGAATGGGGCATCCCGGCGCACAAGGTGCGGCAATTCGATTGGTGGGGCGGCACCACCCTGGACGGCGTGAAGCTGACGGCGGCGCCGGCGCAGCATTTTTCCGGGCGCAGCCTGCTGGATCGGGATCGCACCTTGTGGGCGTCCTGGGTCATCGACGATGGAGAGATACGGGTGTTCTTCAGCGGCGACACCGGGTATTTCGATGGCTTCCGTACGATAGGCACGCGCCTGGGGCCCTTCGACGTGACGTTTATCGAAACCGGTGCGTATGACGCGCAATGGCCGTATGTCCATATGCAGCCCGAGCAGACGGTACAGGCGCATATCGACGTGCGGGGTCGCCACCTGGTTCCCATCCACAACGGCACCTTCGACCTGGCCATGCACCGTTGGCAGGATCCCTTTGAGCGCGTCACCGCGCTGGCGGCCGAACGCAACGTCGCGTTGGCCACGCCCCGCATGGGCGAACGCCTGGACCTCACCGCCCCGGCCCGTGGCGAAGCCTGGTGGCTGGACCCGGCCGCGGCGGAGTCCAAGGGCTTGGCCGAAACCGCTGCCGCCGCAAGGTCGTAG
- a CDS encoding DoxX family protein: protein MNTQAYSVNSPLALLGRILIGLLFFIAGVRKILGFSGTVGYFGSLGFPLPEVVTVLVILLEVGGPILFVLGWQLRPLSILLAIYTVLTAVIAHRFWAADPAQFSGQLNNFFKNISIAGAFLYVAAVAPVTRKTLQG from the coding sequence GTGAATACCCAGGCTTATAGCGTCAACTCTCCCCTCGCGCTGCTAGGGCGCATCCTCATCGGCCTGCTGTTCTTCATCGCCGGCGTGCGCAAGATCCTAGGCTTCTCCGGCACCGTCGGTTATTTCGGCAGCCTCGGCTTTCCCCTTCCTGAAGTGGTGACCGTGCTGGTCATACTGCTCGAAGTCGGCGGCCCCATCCTGTTCGTATTGGGTTGGCAGCTGCGGCCCTTGAGCATCCTGCTCGCCATCTACACCGTGCTGACCGCCGTCATCGCCCACCGCTTCTGGGCCGCCGACCCGGCTCAATTCAGCGGCCAGCTGAACAACTTCTTCAAGAACATCTCCATCGCCGGCGCCTTCCTGTACGTGGCGGCAGTCGCTCCGGTCACGCGCAAGACCCTGCAAGGCTAA
- a CDS encoding porin: protein MPRLLSLRCALKGAARIPFASLPSLTLICISLACASAPASAQSSVTLYGRLNTAVEYSWVSGASADRSWARMTNNRSVFGLRGTEWLGNGWSTIFQIESGISPNNGEGQIASRNNRLGFESPYGTFFLGQWHTAYTEATTGFDPYYPTTAGYMALIGNGSAAQTDNVQNTSSFDRRQKNSLHYRSPDWNGFSGGFSWGTPEERASTPRDPQLFSWSGVYTSGGLNLVLAYELHRNYQASNTHDDAIKTGVSYQFPTTRVNLLFEQLRYQTATGSLARKGYYLSVMQQLGGGTLTGAVGVAANGTGSADETVGFVKSGSGTGAVQYTIGYDYPLSKRTSLFGYYSRIRNRANAAYDFAINDLSVPAGASPQTIALGLKVYF, encoded by the coding sequence ATGCCCCGTCTTCTCTCGTTGCGTTGCGCCCTCAAAGGCGCAGCCCGCATCCCCTTTGCTTCCCTCCCCTCCCTCACCCTCATCTGCATTTCGCTGGCCTGCGCCAGTGCGCCCGCGTCGGCGCAAAGTTCGGTCACCCTCTATGGCCGCCTGAACACCGCTGTCGAATACAGCTGGGTCAGCGGCGCGTCCGCCGACCGCAGCTGGGCCCGCATGACGAACAACCGCTCGGTCTTCGGCCTGCGCGGCACGGAGTGGCTGGGCAATGGCTGGTCGACGATCTTCCAGATCGAAAGCGGCATCTCGCCGAATAACGGCGAAGGCCAGATCGCCAGCCGCAACAACCGCCTCGGCTTCGAATCGCCCTACGGCACGTTCTTCCTGGGCCAATGGCATACGGCTTACACCGAGGCAACGACAGGGTTCGATCCCTACTATCCCACCACCGCGGGCTATATGGCGCTGATCGGCAACGGGTCGGCAGCACAGACCGACAACGTGCAGAACACCAGCTCCTTCGACCGCCGCCAGAAGAACTCCCTGCATTACCGGTCGCCCGACTGGAATGGCTTCAGCGGTGGGTTCTCCTGGGGCACGCCGGAGGAGCGCGCGAGCACGCCGCGCGATCCGCAGCTGTTCTCCTGGTCCGGGGTTTACACGAGCGGGGGACTGAATCTGGTGCTGGCGTATGAGCTGCATCGGAACTACCAGGCGTCGAATACGCACGATGACGCCATCAAGACCGGCGTGTCGTATCAATTCCCGACCACGCGGGTCAATCTGCTGTTCGAGCAACTGCGTTATCAAACGGCGACCGGAAGCCTGGCGCGCAAGGGCTATTACCTGTCCGTGATGCAGCAACTGGGCGGCGGCACGCTGACGGGCGCGGTGGGAGTCGCCGCCAACGGCACGGGCAGCGCGGACGAGACGGTCGGCTTCGTCAAGAGCGGGTCCGGCACCGGGGCTGTCCAGTACACGATAGGGTATGACTACCCGCTGTCCAAGCGGACGTCCTTGTTCGGGTACTACTCACGCATACGCAATCGGGCCAACGCGGCGTATGACTTCGCGATCAATGACCTGTCCGTGCCCGCCGGGGCCAGTCCGCAGACTATTGCGTTGGGACTGAAGGTGTATTTCTAA
- a CDS encoding DUF2809 domain-containing protein — translation MKIQFNPRALAAAVLLFIVLVVLATIGARWGWVRSFLGDTLAVIWVYYVFKTVLRAPVLLLASLAFAVGALVELGQYLVTLMGWRIPNPVLRVVFGSTADWWDVAAYALGWLAVLAIELPLHRRT, via the coding sequence ATGAAAATCCAGTTCAATCCGCGCGCGCTGGCCGCTGCCGTTCTGCTGTTCATCGTCCTCGTCGTGCTGGCCACCATCGGCGCACGCTGGGGCTGGGTGCGCAGTTTCCTGGGCGACACCCTGGCAGTGATCTGGGTCTACTACGTGTTCAAGACGGTACTGCGCGCCCCCGTGCTGCTGCTCGCCAGCCTGGCGTTCGCGGTGGGCGCCCTGGTTGAATTGGGCCAATACCTGGTCACCCTCATGGGCTGGCGCATCCCGAATCCTGTCCTGCGTGTCGTCTTTGGCAGCACCGCCGACTGGTGGGATGTCGCGGCCTACGCGCTGGGCTGGCTCGCCGTACTGGCCATCGAGCTGCCCTTGCACCGGCGGACTTAG
- a CDS encoding LysR family transcriptional regulator, with translation MAFSSDNIRIFLSVLDTGSFSAAARSLGRVPSAVSMAIAQLEAELDLKLFDREGREPRPTEAARSLEPQARQIASQLRQLDSHALALHQGLEQRVTLAIAPELMSTPWSMPLTVLAAEYPSLEVEVITAPQEDALRMMHDGNVQLALVFERAHMDEREAFQELGEEILVAVADPETHRGWSRNRPLQMEDLIDLRQIVVASRSWEQLDPRFALSRHIWRTDNHLATLRLVQGGLGWAYLPQSLVRPLVSAGSLVEIPFDNITNERPLWVDVVWSRERPLGLGAQRYIELMRQRE, from the coding sequence ATGGCTTTCTCATCGGACAACATCCGGATCTTCCTGTCCGTCCTGGACACCGGCTCCTTCTCCGCCGCGGCAAGATCCCTGGGCCGCGTCCCGTCAGCGGTCAGCATGGCCATCGCCCAGCTGGAAGCCGAACTGGACCTCAAACTCTTCGACCGCGAAGGCCGTGAGCCCCGGCCGACCGAAGCCGCCCGCTCCCTGGAGCCCCAGGCGCGCCAGATCGCCAGCCAGCTGCGTCAGCTGGACAGCCATGCCCTGGCCTTGCATCAGGGCCTGGAGCAACGGGTCACCCTGGCCATCGCTCCGGAACTGATGTCGACGCCATGGAGCATGCCCCTGACCGTCCTGGCGGCCGAATACCCTTCGCTGGAAGTCGAGGTCATCACCGCCCCGCAGGAAGACGCGCTGCGCATGATGCACGACGGCAACGTGCAACTGGCCCTGGTTTTCGAACGGGCCCACATGGACGAGCGCGAAGCGTTCCAGGAGTTGGGCGAGGAAATCCTGGTCGCCGTCGCGGATCCAGAAACCCATCGCGGGTGGTCGCGCAACCGGCCTTTGCAGATGGAAGACCTGATCGACCTGCGGCAGATCGTGGTCGCAAGCCGCAGCTGGGAACAACTGGATCCCCGCTTCGCGCTGTCCCGCCATATCTGGCGCACGGATAATCACCTGGCCACCTTGCGGCTGGTCCAGGGTGGCCTGGGCTGGGCCTATCTGCCGCAGAGCCTGGTGCGCCCGCTGGTAAGCGCGGGCAGCCTGGTCGAGATTCCCTTCGACAACATCACCAACGAGCGGCCCCTGTGGGTGGACGTGGTCTGGTCCCGCGAACGACCGCTGGGCCTGGGCGCGCAACGCTACATCGAACTGATGCGGCAAAGGGAGTGA
- a CDS encoding PACE efflux transporter yields the protein MQGIKRRIVYVAIYEAIAIAITTLGLSLFSDKSAGHASIAAVASTTVAIVWNLIFNYLFERWEARQPVKGRSVRRRIAHAIGFEGGLVVVLVPLFAWWMNISLLSAFILDLGLIVFFLIYTFVYNLCFDKVFGLPDSARSTQA from the coding sequence ATGCAAGGCATCAAACGGCGGATCGTGTATGTCGCGATCTACGAAGCTATCGCGATTGCGATCACCACCCTGGGGTTGTCGCTCTTTTCCGACAAGAGCGCGGGGCACGCGAGTATCGCGGCGGTCGCGTCCACGACGGTCGCCATCGTCTGGAACCTGATCTTCAACTACCTGTTCGAACGCTGGGAAGCCCGCCAGCCCGTCAAGGGCCGCAGCGTGCGCCGCCGCATCGCGCACGCGATCGGTTTCGAAGGCGGCCTGGTGGTCGTCCTCGTTCCCCTCTTCGCCTGGTGGATGAACATCTCCCTGCTCAGCGCTTTCATCCTGGACCTGGGCCTGATCGTCTTCTTCCTGATCTACACCTTCGTCTACAACCTCTGCTTCGACAAGGTATTCGGCCTGCCCGACAGCGCCCGCTCCACCCAGGCCTGA
- a CDS encoding LysR family transcriptional regulator has product MSRHVSLRHLRCFLAIADTGSFTLAASRMALTQSSLTSTIQQFEEAVGVRLFDRSTRRVTLTQAGASFKAEAARVIGQFDGAISDLQAFSEGRQGHVRIAAITSVVNYFLVDAIEGFRVAYPGITISLRGASAAVVEQMVANGEIDFAVESRYRGYDELSYTPLFEDTYGVVCRRDHPLARGKGPIDWAGLDPASYIGFSSDTGIGAYLRAHAGMPALFDAPHDEISNTGALYSMLGIGQRFSVLPALAASERDASKFVFRELRSPGLKREICLITRHLRALSSGSEHFLHFLCDTMRRKPIPPGVHLCPVMPDGGDLRAA; this is encoded by the coding sequence ATGTCACGCCACGTCTCCTTGCGTCATCTGCGCTGTTTCCTGGCAATCGCCGACACGGGATCGTTCACGCTGGCCGCTTCGCGCATGGCGCTGACGCAGTCGTCATTGACGTCCACCATCCAGCAGTTCGAAGAGGCGGTCGGTGTCCGATTATTCGATCGCAGCACGCGTCGCGTCACGCTGACGCAGGCGGGGGCGAGCTTCAAGGCCGAGGCCGCGCGTGTGATCGGTCAGTTCGACGGCGCCATCAGCGACCTGCAGGCGTTTTCGGAAGGGCGGCAGGGGCATGTCCGCATCGCGGCGATCACATCGGTGGTGAATTATTTTCTGGTCGATGCCATCGAAGGATTTCGCGTCGCGTATCCGGGCATCACCATATCCCTGCGCGGCGCCAGCGCCGCGGTGGTCGAGCAGATGGTGGCCAATGGCGAGATCGATTTCGCTGTGGAAAGCCGGTATCGCGGCTACGACGAACTCAGCTATACGCCTTTGTTCGAGGATACTTATGGCGTGGTGTGCCGGCGCGATCATCCCTTGGCGCGGGGCAAGGGGCCCATCGATTGGGCGGGACTGGATCCGGCCAGTTATATCGGGTTTTCTTCGGACACGGGAATAGGCGCGTATCTACGTGCCCATGCGGGCATGCCGGCGCTGTTCGACGCGCCGCATGACGAGATATCCAATACGGGTGCGTTGTATTCCATGCTTGGCATCGGCCAGCGCTTCAGCGTGCTGCCCGCGCTGGCGGCCAGCGAGCGGGATGCGTCGAAGTTCGTGTTTCGTGAGCTGCGGTCGCCGGGTTTGAAGCGGGAGATCTGTTTGATCACCCGGCATCTGCGGGCGCTGTCCAGCGGCTCCGAGCACTTCCTGCATTTTCTCTGCGACACCATGCGGCGCAAGCCTATTCCGCCTGGGGTGCATCTTTGCCCCGTGATGCCGGATGGTGGCGACCTGCGCGCCGCCTAG
- a CDS encoding alanine--glyoxylate aminotransferase family protein, which translates to MSPTAIPNLAPDGYRLRLPGPTFVPERVLQASAQMVVNHRGPEFRGALAKAEAGLQPILGTKNRILFYAASGSGMMEAAIVNVAGPGDELLIVTHGQFGERFATIAQAVGAKADVVATQWGDDIDLAAVEAHLKQKDYRAMVVVHNESSTGIVADLAKLGALVRDRRTLLVVDSVSGLGGIEMKQDEWGVDILVSASQKALMCPPGLGLASISPKAWEVINGGGRLPSFYWDFRRAQASAEKGETPFTPAVSLVGGLLAALDMIHTEGLHQVLARHKKLANALRAGGAAIGLSDFGAGQRKSSTVVVFDVPAPLDGATIVRELYQRHRTVIAGARNRLSGKVIRIGTMGSIDADTIYTDLAHLEDVLPDLGHKLNPGAGVAAARAYLS; encoded by the coding sequence ATGTCCCCTACCGCGATTCCCAACCTGGCGCCGGACGGCTATCGCCTGCGCCTGCCCGGCCCCACTTTCGTTCCCGAGCGTGTGCTGCAAGCCAGCGCCCAAATGGTGGTCAACCATCGCGGCCCCGAATTCCGCGGCGCGCTGGCCAAGGCGGAAGCCGGCCTGCAACCCATCCTGGGCACCAAGAACCGCATCCTGTTCTACGCGGCCTCCGGCAGCGGCATGATGGAAGCCGCCATCGTCAACGTGGCCGGCCCCGGCGATGAACTGCTGATCGTCACGCACGGCCAGTTCGGCGAACGCTTCGCCACGATCGCGCAAGCCGTCGGCGCCAAGGCCGACGTCGTCGCCACGCAGTGGGGCGATGACATCGACCTCGCCGCCGTCGAAGCTCACCTGAAGCAGAAAGACTACCGGGCCATGGTAGTGGTCCATAACGAAAGCTCGACCGGCATCGTCGCTGATCTGGCCAAACTGGGCGCGCTGGTGCGCGACCGCCGCACCTTGCTGGTGGTGGACTCCGTCAGCGGCCTGGGCGGCATCGAGATGAAGCAGGACGAATGGGGCGTCGACATTCTGGTGTCCGCATCCCAGAAAGCCCTGATGTGCCCGCCCGGACTGGGTCTGGCCAGCATCAGTCCCAAAGCCTGGGAAGTGATCAATGGCGGCGGACGCCTGCCGTCCTTCTACTGGGATTTCCGCCGGGCCCAGGCCTCCGCCGAAAAAGGCGAGACGCCCTTTACCCCCGCAGTGAGCCTGGTGGGCGGATTGCTCGCAGCCCTGGACATGATCCATACCGAAGGCCTGCACCAGGTATTGGCAAGACACAAGAAACTGGCGAATGCCCTGCGCGCGGGTGGCGCGGCCATCGGGCTGAGCGATTTCGGTGCGGGCCAGCGCAAATCCTCCACCGTGGTGGTGTTCGACGTGCCCGCGCCCCTGGATGGCGCGACCATCGTGCGCGAGCTGTATCAACGCCATCGCACTGTCATCGCGGGTGCGCGCAATCGCCTGTCGGGCAAGGTGATTCGCATCGGCACGATGGGTTCCATCGACGCCGACACCATCTACACCGACCTGGCGCATCTTGAAGACGTGCTGCCGGATCTGGGACACAAGCTGAATCCGGGCGCCGGTGTCGCCGCCGCGCGGGCTTATCTAAGCTGA
- a CDS encoding extracellular solute-binding protein, whose translation MQYKNGLMGTLLFAGVAGVMTLAAPAAHAADGHVVLYSANDDTVNKLIADGFKKETGITVDVVSTGSGVLFRRVISEQGNPQGDVVWGVSAALLKQNSKYFDAHAVKGADQVPAQYRDPNNLWIGTNLQVAVIAQNTKSIDPAKGPKSWEDLMDPQWKGKLVYTDPANSGFSYATASGLLGAWGDNDAAWAKVKKLIANTKVLNRSTLVFDGNGTGEYPLGISLEYAGYLWAHNGAPVKVIYPADGTVALAEGAAVIKGGPNTANARALVDFLASKPTEEMLLKSTFRRPARQDVALTDTGGMPPLAQIKLLPYDDAKWEAARTDTLRKLKDLIQETR comes from the coding sequence ATGCAATACAAGAACGGTTTGATGGGTACTTTGCTGTTCGCTGGGGTCGCCGGGGTCATGACCCTGGCCGCGCCGGCCGCGCACGCCGCCGACGGCCACGTCGTGCTGTATTCCGCCAACGACGATACGGTCAATAAACTGATCGCCGACGGTTTCAAGAAAGAGACCGGCATCACGGTGGACGTGGTGTCCACCGGCTCCGGCGTCCTGTTCCGTCGCGTCATCTCCGAGCAAGGCAATCCGCAAGGCGATGTGGTCTGGGGCGTCAGCGCCGCGCTGCTCAAGCAGAACAGCAAGTATTTCGATGCTCACGCGGTGAAGGGTGCCGATCAGGTTCCCGCGCAGTATCGCGATCCCAACAATCTTTGGATCGGCACCAACTTGCAGGTGGCGGTGATCGCCCAGAACACCAAGTCCATCGATCCAGCCAAGGGTCCCAAGAGCTGGGAAGACCTGATGGATCCGCAGTGGAAAGGCAAGCTGGTCTACACCGATCCCGCCAACTCGGGCTTCTCCTACGCCACCGCCAGCGGCTTGCTGGGCGCCTGGGGCGACAACGACGCCGCCTGGGCCAAGGTCAAGAAGCTGATCGCCAACACCAAGGTCCTGAACCGCTCCACACTGGTGTTCGACGGCAATGGCACGGGCGAATATCCGCTGGGTATTTCGCTGGAATACGCCGGCTATCTGTGGGCGCACAACGGCGCGCCCGTGAAGGTGATCTACCCTGCCGACGGCACGGTGGCGCTGGCCGAAGGCGCGGCCGTCATCAAGGGCGGCCCCAACACCGCCAACGCCCGCGCGCTGGTGGATTTCCTGGCCAGCAAGCCCACGGAAGAAATGCTGTTGAAGTCGACCTTCCGCCGCCCTGCCCGCCAGGACGTCGCCCTGACCGATACGGGCGGCATGCCGCCCTTGGCGCAAATCAAGCTGCTGCCCTACGACGATGCGAAGTGGGAAGCGGCGCGCACCGACACCTTGCGCAAGCTGAAGGATCTCATCCAGGAAACGCGTTGA